A genomic region of Phenylobacterium parvum contains the following coding sequences:
- a CDS encoding cryptochrome/photolyase family protein produces the protein MKTALLWFRRDLRLVDNPALVAALADGAVLPVYILDEGPEVRPAGAASLWWLNRSLAALSADLEARGSRLILRRGDPARLIPEIADQAGAASVHWNDLYDPGLRERDDRLETRLSAAGLAVGRWNGAHLLRPDEVRTRTGGAFSVFTPFWRAARPGIGAPERTEPPERLPAPAGWPASDTLEAWGLQPTAPDWSTGFRDWSPGEAGARQRLAAFLARGLNGYGRARDFPAEPGVSRLSPHLHFGEISPFALWRGAQNAVERGAAPEADAEKFLAELGWREFNAAICSRGTDLARTSFDPRFEAVAWRRDPAALAAWRQGRTGYPIVDAGLRELWTTGWMHNRVRMICASFLAKHLFIDWREGEAWFWDTLVDADHASNAGNWQWVAGSGADAAPYFRIFSPMAQGAKFDPDGRYVRKWVPEIARLPDRWLHAPWTAPPMVLDQAGVGLGRTYPAPIVDHDFARARALEAYAVVKGR, from the coding sequence ATGAAGACCGCCCTCCTCTGGTTCCGGCGCGACCTGCGCCTCGTCGACAACCCGGCGCTTGTGGCCGCCCTCGCCGACGGCGCCGTCCTTCCCGTCTACATCTTGGACGAAGGCCCCGAGGTCCGCCCCGCGGGCGCCGCCTCCCTCTGGTGGCTGAACCGGTCCCTCGCCGCCCTTTCGGCGGACCTTGAGGCGCGCGGGTCACGGCTCATCCTGCGCCGGGGGGATCCGGCGCGGCTGATCCCGGAAATCGCCGACCAGGCGGGCGCCGCCTCGGTGCACTGGAACGACCTCTACGATCCCGGCCTGCGCGAGCGGGACGACCGGCTGGAGACCCGTCTCTCGGCAGCCGGCCTGGCCGTCGGCCGCTGGAACGGCGCCCACCTCCTGCGCCCGGACGAGGTCCGGACCCGGACCGGCGGGGCCTTCAGCGTCTTCACCCCGTTCTGGCGCGCCGCCAGGCCGGGGATCGGTGCGCCTGAACGGACCGAGCCCCCCGAACGCCTGCCTGCGCCGGCGGGCTGGCCCGCCTCGGACACCCTGGAAGCCTGGGGCCTCCAACCCACCGCACCCGACTGGTCGACAGGGTTCAGGGACTGGTCGCCGGGCGAGGCGGGCGCCCGCCAGCGCCTGGCCGCCTTCCTCGCCCGGGGCCTGAACGGCTACGGTCGTGCGCGGGATTTCCCGGCCGAGCCGGGCGTGTCGCGCCTGTCGCCCCACCTCCACTTCGGCGAGATCAGCCCCTTCGCCCTCTGGCGGGGCGCCCAGAACGCCGTCGAGCGCGGCGCCGCGCCCGAGGCGGACGCCGAGAAGTTCCTGGCCGAACTGGGCTGGCGCGAATTCAACGCCGCCATCTGCAGCCGCGGAACCGACCTCGCCCGCACCAGCTTCGATCCGCGCTTCGAGGCCGTCGCCTGGCGGCGGGACCCCGCGGCCCTCGCAGCCTGGCGCCAGGGGCGCACGGGCTATCCCATCGTCGACGCCGGCCTGCGCGAGCTCTGGACCACGGGCTGGATGCACAACCGTGTGCGGATGATCTGCGCCTCCTTCCTGGCCAAGCACCTGTTCATCGACTGGCGGGAGGGCGAGGCCTGGTTCTGGGACACCCTGGTCGACGCCGACCACGCCTCCAACGCCGGCAACTGGCAGTGGGTGGCCGGCAGCGGCGCGGACGCGGCCCCCTATTTCCGCATCTTCAGCCCCATGGCCCAGGGCGCAAAGTTCGATCCCGACGGACGCTATGTCCGCAAGTGGGTCCCCGAGATCGCCCGCCTGCCCGACCGCTGGCTCCACGCGCCCTGGACGGCGCCGCCGATGGTCCTCGACCAGGCCGGGGTCGGGCTGGGCCGGACCTATCCTGCGCCTATCGTCGACCACGACTTCGCCCGGGCCCGCGCCCTGGAGGCTTACGCGGTGGTCAAGGGCAGGTAG
- a CDS encoding VOC family protein: MLGYMTLGASDFERAKTFYRAVLAPLGAKPAMSGDRMELYSNGTGAMLGVCIPYDKGAATPGNGVMPAISASSREVVDQVHAAALANGATCEGPPGERMPTFYGAYFRDPDGNKICVYKMG, from the coding sequence ATGCTTGGATACATGACCCTGGGCGCCAGCGACTTCGAGCGCGCCAAGACCTTCTACCGAGCGGTGCTCGCCCCCCTCGGGGCCAAGCCCGCCATGTCCGGCGACCGGATGGAGCTCTATTCCAATGGCACGGGCGCCATGCTCGGGGTCTGCATCCCCTACGACAAGGGCGCGGCGACCCCCGGCAACGGCGTCATGCCGGCCATCTCGGCGTCGAGCCGCGAGGTCGTGGACCAGGTCCACGCCGCAGCCCTCGCCAATGGCGCAACCTGTGAAGGCCCTCCGGGCGAGCGCATGCCCACCTTCTACGGCGCCTACTTCCGCGATCCGGACGGCAACAAGATCTGCGTCTACAAGATGGGGTGA
- a CDS encoding glutathione S-transferase family protein, which produces MELVIGSKRWSSWSMRPWLALKRTGAPFHERLIRLYQADGETRAQILPHSPSGRVPALKAGNIVIPESLAICEYLAEAFPAARLWPEDADLRALGRAAASEMHAGFRALRLECPMDLARPVEAIELTDEAKADIARVRALWTDLLDRSGGPFLLGEWSIADAFFTPVATRFRTYAVEPGTPALATYMERLLTWPAFLEWEAAGRLET; this is translated from the coding sequence ATGGAGCTGGTTATCGGATCGAAGCGCTGGTCAAGCTGGTCGATGCGGCCCTGGCTGGCCCTGAAGCGGACCGGGGCGCCATTCCATGAACGGCTGATACGGCTGTACCAGGCCGATGGCGAGACCCGCGCGCAGATCCTGCCGCACTCGCCCTCGGGCCGGGTTCCGGCCCTGAAGGCCGGGAACATCGTGATCCCGGAGTCCCTGGCCATCTGCGAATACCTGGCGGAGGCCTTCCCGGCCGCCAGGCTCTGGCCGGAGGATGCGGACCTGCGCGCCCTGGGGCGGGCCGCGGCCAGCGAGATGCACGCGGGCTTCCGCGCTCTTCGCCTGGAATGCCCGATGGATCTCGCCCGGCCGGTCGAGGCGATCGAACTGACGGATGAGGCGAAGGCCGACATCGCCAGGGTGCGCGCCCTCTGGACCGACCTGCTGGACCGCAGCGGCGGGCCCTTCCTGTTGGGTGAATGGTCGATCGCCGACGCCTTCTTCACCCCGGTGGCGACGCGGTTCCGCACCTACGCAGTGGAGCCGGGGACGCCGGCTCTTGCGACCTACATGGAACGGCTCCTGACCTGGCCGGCCTTCCTGGAGTGGGAGGCGGCGGGGCGTCTGGAGACCTGA
- a CDS encoding spinster family MFS transporter, translated as MSIISTSPEDVVDSDEDAPLVPLVSAGFRRYALILLLAVYTVNFLDRQIVSILAEPIKRDLHLSDTQLGLLTGLAFAIFYTFLGLPIARLAERSNRVTIIGASLAVWSGFTVVCGLATNYTQLLLARIGVGVGEAGCTPTAHSLIADYVPKSQRASALAFFAMGTPLGSLLGSSLGGVMSDTFGWRTAFLLAGVPGLLLTAVVFLTLREPRKELSALARARMAETQKNEGSFGATLRYLARKRTFWLVAFGAATLAFIGYGNGAFVYSFYLRNHPQEVAELAGHFGLKSVGFLGLVLGILGGVMGILSSWLGGVLADRAGARDIRAYMTVPAIAALISPVFAVIGYLQPTAIGTMLVMLIPGLVGSLWYGPVYASGQSLVPPHMRATAASVLLFIINLVGLGAGPLIVGALSDVFATGLGLGEAEGVRWAIIVTSCCTLIAACLFWMARRSIKEDLVS; from the coding sequence GTGTCCATCATTTCCACCTCGCCAGAGGATGTCGTCGATTCCGACGAGGACGCGCCCCTCGTTCCCCTGGTGTCCGCAGGCTTCCGCCGCTACGCCCTCATCCTTCTTCTGGCGGTCTACACCGTCAATTTCCTGGATCGGCAGATCGTCTCGATCCTCGCCGAGCCCATCAAGCGCGACCTGCACCTGTCCGACACCCAGCTGGGCCTGCTGACCGGACTGGCCTTCGCCATCTTCTACACCTTCCTCGGCCTGCCGATCGCCCGCCTCGCGGAGCGCAGCAACCGGGTCACCATCATCGGGGCGTCCCTGGCGGTCTGGAGCGGCTTCACCGTGGTCTGCGGCCTGGCCACCAACTACACCCAACTGCTCCTGGCGCGGATCGGCGTTGGCGTCGGCGAGGCGGGCTGCACGCCCACCGCGCACTCCCTGATCGCCGACTACGTGCCGAAGTCCCAGCGCGCCTCGGCCCTCGCCTTCTTCGCCATGGGCACCCCCTTGGGCTCCCTTCTCGGCTCTTCCCTAGGCGGGGTGATGTCCGACACCTTCGGCTGGCGTACGGCCTTCCTCCTGGCTGGGGTGCCGGGTCTTCTGCTCACGGCCGTGGTGTTCCTGACCCTCCGCGAACCGCGCAAGGAGCTCTCGGCCCTGGCCCGCGCGCGCATGGCCGAAACCCAGAAGAACGAGGGAAGCTTCGGGGCCACCCTCCGGTACCTCGCCCGCAAGCGCACCTTCTGGCTGGTGGCCTTCGGCGCGGCGACCCTGGCCTTCATCGGCTACGGTAACGGGGCCTTCGTCTACTCTTTCTACCTGCGGAACCATCCGCAGGAGGTGGCGGAACTGGCCGGCCACTTCGGGCTCAAGTCCGTCGGCTTCCTCGGCCTGGTCCTGGGCATCCTTGGCGGCGTCATGGGCATCCTGTCCAGCTGGCTGGGCGGGGTCCTCGCCGACCGGGCCGGGGCCCGGGACATCCGCGCCTACATGACCGTGCCGGCCATCGCCGCCCTGATTTCGCCGGTCTTCGCGGTCATCGGCTACCTCCAGCCCACGGCCATCGGGACCATGCTGGTCATGCTGATCCCGGGCCTGGTGGGATCGCTCTGGTACGGGCCGGTCTACGCCTCGGGCCAGAGCCTGGTGCCGCCCCACATGCGGGCGACGGCCGCCTCGGTGCTCCTGTTCATCATCAACCTGGTGGGGCTGGGGGCGGGTCCCCTGATCGTCGGCGCCCTCTCGGACGTCTTCGCCACGGGCTTGGGCCTGGGCGAGGCCGAGGGCGTGCGCTGGGCCATCATCGTCACGTCCTGCTGCACCCTCATCGCGGCCTGCCTGTTCTGGATGGCCAGGAGGTCCATCAAGGAGGATCTGGTCAGCTGA
- a CDS encoding SDR family NAD(P)-dependent oxidoreductase, whose protein sequence is MSQPAALSRSLQGSIVHVTGAGSGMGRATAEIFAAEGAHVAATDFRGETAEATAEAIRATGGSARAWALDVSDADEVRRVTGEVAGHFGGLDILVNNAGISAFSPIDSNDYDAAWAKSLAVLLTAHQLTIRAALPWLRKSKAPRIVNIASTEALGATSRDSPYAAAKAGVTGLTRALAVELGKEGITVNCICPGPILTGMTDRIPDADRATYARRRTALGRYGDPAEVGHMTVSLCLPAASFITGVTIPVDGGLMARNA, encoded by the coding sequence ATGTCGCAGCCCGCCGCCCTCAGCCGTTCACTCCAGGGCTCCATCGTCCATGTCACCGGCGCCGGCTCAGGGATGGGCCGCGCCACCGCAGAAATCTTCGCGGCCGAGGGCGCGCACGTCGCCGCCACCGACTTCAGGGGCGAGACCGCCGAGGCGACCGCGGAGGCCATCCGCGCCACGGGCGGCTCCGCCCGGGCCTGGGCCCTGGATGTCTCCGACGCCGACGAGGTGCGTCGCGTCACCGGGGAGGTCGCCGGCCACTTCGGCGGCCTGGACATCCTCGTCAACAACGCCGGGATCTCGGCCTTCAGCCCCATCGACTCCAACGACTACGACGCCGCCTGGGCGAAGTCCCTGGCGGTCCTGCTCACCGCCCACCAGCTGACCATCCGCGCCGCCCTGCCCTGGCTGCGCAAGTCGAAGGCCCCGCGGATCGTCAACATCGCCTCTACCGAGGCCCTGGGGGCTACCAGCCGCGACAGTCCCTACGCCGCCGCCAAGGCCGGCGTCACCGGCCTCACCCGCGCCCTGGCGGTCGAGCTGGGCAAGGAGGGGATCACCGTGAACTGCATCTGCCCCGGACCGATCCTGACCGGCATGACCGACCGGATCCCCGACGCCGACCGCGCCACCTACGCCCGCCGGCGAACGGCCCTCGGCCGCTACGGCGACCCCGCCGAGGTGGGCCACATGACCGTCAGCCTCTGCCTCCCGGCCGCCAGCTTCATCACCGGCGTCACCATCCCGGTGGACGGCGGCCTCATGGCCCGCAACGCCTGA
- a CDS encoding OmpA family protein, which yields MSNNTSLAAWDRLHKIGAALLAALLGLLWLLKIATPANCCAAAAPAAAPAVAAIAAAPAAAPTAPAAARLYFDVDVSDKIAEGEPLLAPIVAWLAANPSARAVVTGYHDPTGGAQRNHDLAKSRAQTVQAALVAAGVAADRIDLVKPISTDGGGDLKEARRVEVSVK from the coding sequence ATGTCTAACAACACCTCCCTCGCCGCCTGGGACCGCCTGCACAAGATCGGCGCCGCCCTCCTGGCCGCGCTCCTTGGGCTTCTCTGGCTGCTGAAGATCGCCACTCCGGCGAACTGCTGCGCCGCTGCGGCGCCTGCCGCGGCGCCCGCCGTGGCCGCCATCGCTGCGGCTCCCGCCGCGGCTCCGACGGCTCCGGCCGCCGCCCGGCTCTATTTCGACGTCGATGTCTCTGACAAGATCGCAGAGGGCGAGCCCCTGCTGGCCCCCATCGTGGCCTGGCTTGCGGCCAACCCGTCGGCCCGCGCCGTCGTGACCGGCTATCATGACCCGACGGGCGGCGCCCAACGGAACCATGACCTCGCCAAGTCGCGGGCCCAGACCGTCCAGGCCGCCCTCGTGGCCGCGGGCGTCGCTGCGGACCGCATCGACCTGGTGAAGCCGATCTCCACCGATGGCGGCGGCGACCTCAAGGAAGCCCGTCGCGTGGAAGTCAGCGTGAAGTAA
- a CDS encoding helix-hairpin-helix domain-containing protein, translated as MLQFILCNLWGLLAGALLGWLASWLLGRGRLAASTIAAAPGIDYAAAKAAGFVVSGPDNLEIIEGVGPKIAHLLRSNGVGTFALLAAASQSALKDILKKGGPAYDIANPETWPEQAGLAAQNRWQDLRNLMERLDAGVRR; from the coding sequence ATGCTCCAATTCATTCTCTGCAACCTGTGGGGGCTCCTTGCGGGCGCCCTGCTGGGCTGGCTGGCAAGCTGGCTCCTTGGCCGTGGACGGCTCGCCGCCTCGACCATCGCCGCCGCCCCGGGCATTGACTACGCCGCGGCCAAGGCCGCCGGCTTCGTGGTCAGCGGCCCTGACAACCTCGAGATCATCGAAGGCGTTGGCCCGAAGATCGCGCACCTGCTGCGCTCCAATGGCGTGGGCACCTTCGCCCTGCTGGCCGCGGCCAGCCAGTCGGCCCTGAAGGACATCCTCAAGAAGGGTGGCCCGGCCTACGACATCGCCAACCCCGAGACCTGGCCTGAGCAGGCTGGCCTCGCCGCGCAGAACCGCTGGCAGGACCTGCGCAACCTGATGGAACGCCTCGACGCCGGCGTCCGGCGCTGA
- a CDS encoding amidohydrolase family protein: MAYAPADRDIYDADSHIMELPDFLKRYADPGLRDEIPEVSYSASIVTDEEVAVIMDQGGKHSDEHVAAQVALGDALIEKSKEIQALGAFNPGDRRTAMDLLGFRKQLVFATHSLRMPFSPSSKLESRLRYGATRAHNRHMIDFCAADDRLMGVAAIPLDDPELALKELDFVLASNLKAVWVPHRAPLDRSPGHVDFDPFWAKLAEAGVPFVLHVGGAPLQLAKAWMNNGRPPTKDWLGGGENLRTKDVAVLHEGPEQFLTMMILDGVLHRNPGLKGAAVELGAGWVPELLRRLDWVVKHWSRNDANLQGLHRTPSEQITQQLAFTPFVFEEVGNFIDQSNEDLYLFSSDYPHIEGGRNPIGRFEASLGERPASVRDKFYAENFLRIFPNARVDRKATVAA, encoded by the coding sequence ATGGCCTATGCGCCGGCGGACCGCGACATCTATGACGCCGACAGCCACATCATGGAGCTGCCGGACTTCCTCAAGCGCTATGCCGACCCGGGCCTGAGGGATGAGATCCCCGAGGTGTCCTATTCGGCCTCCATCGTCACCGACGAGGAGGTGGCGGTGATCATGGACCAGGGCGGGAAGCACAGCGATGAGCACGTGGCGGCGCAGGTGGCCCTGGGCGACGCCCTGATCGAGAAGTCCAAGGAGATCCAGGCCCTCGGGGCCTTCAATCCCGGCGACCGGCGCACCGCCATGGACCTCCTGGGCTTCCGCAAGCAGCTGGTCTTCGCCACCCACAGCCTGCGCATGCCCTTCTCGCCGTCCAGCAAGCTGGAGAGCCGGCTGCGCTATGGCGCGACCCGGGCGCACAACCGGCACATGATCGACTTCTGCGCCGCCGACGACCGGCTGATGGGCGTGGCGGCCATTCCGTTGGACGACCCGGAGCTGGCCCTGAAAGAGCTGGACTTCGTGCTGGCCAGCAACCTCAAGGCCGTGTGGGTGCCGCACCGGGCGCCCCTGGACCGCTCGCCGGGCCATGTCGACTTCGACCCCTTCTGGGCGAAGCTGGCCGAGGCCGGCGTCCCCTTCGTCCTGCACGTGGGCGGCGCGCCCCTGCAACTGGCCAAGGCCTGGATGAATAATGGCCGGCCGCCGACCAAGGACTGGCTGGGCGGCGGGGAGAACCTGCGCACCAAGGACGTGGCCGTCCTGCACGAGGGGCCCGAGCAGTTCCTGACCATGATGATCCTGGACGGGGTCCTGCACCGCAATCCGGGCCTGAAGGGCGCGGCGGTGGAGCTGGGCGCCGGCTGGGTTCCCGAACTGCTGCGCCGCCTGGACTGGGTGGTGAAGCACTGGAGCCGCAACGACGCCAACCTGCAGGGCCTGCACCGGACGCCCTCCGAGCAGATCACCCAGCAGCTGGCCTTCACCCCCTTCGTCTTCGAGGAGGTCGGCAACTTCATCGACCAGTCGAACGAGGACCTCTACCTCTTCTCGAGCGACTATCCGCACATCGAGGGCGGCCGGAACCCGATCGGCCGCTTCGAGGCCTCGCTCGGCGAGCGGCCGGCCAGCGTGCGGGACAAGTTCTACGCCGAGAACTTCCTGCGCATCTTCCCGAACGCGCGGGTGGACCGGAAGGCGACTGTCGCGGCCTGA
- a CDS encoding type II toxin-antitoxin system RelE/ParE family toxin translates to MNWVVLFHEAFDPEFERLPEIVQDELLATALLLQELGPKLGRPHVDTLKGSDFANMKELRFAADQGVWRVAFAFDPDRQAILLVAGDKSGGGEKRFYRGLIARADTRYRRHLVRRGEEGRKRT, encoded by the coding sequence TTGAACTGGGTCGTACTCTTCCATGAAGCGTTTGATCCGGAGTTTGAGCGACTTCCCGAGATCGTTCAGGATGAACTGCTTGCGACGGCCCTGCTCCTGCAGGAGCTCGGGCCTAAGTTGGGACGGCCCCATGTGGACACCCTGAAGGGCTCGGATTTCGCGAACATGAAGGAACTCAGGTTCGCAGCAGACCAGGGTGTCTGGCGGGTCGCCTTCGCCTTTGATCCGGATCGGCAGGCCATCCTGCTGGTCGCCGGCGACAAGTCAGGGGGCGGGGAGAAACGGTTCTACCGGGGCCTGATCGCCCGTGCAGATACGCGGTATCGGCGGCACCTGGTCAGGCGCGGCGAGGAGGGGCGGAAAAGAACGTGA
- a CDS encoding XRE family transcriptional regulator — protein sequence MQRKLDEVIATLPEARRRRVEARAQALMSQVEGLGELRRAAGKAQVEIARALGVRQPTVSRMERQADMYLSTLRKYVEAMGGELEIVVRLPSRETVRLERLGDMTAGQSEA from the coding sequence ATGCAACGTAAGCTGGATGAGGTGATCGCCACCCTGCCCGAGGCGCGACGCAGGCGCGTCGAGGCGCGGGCTCAGGCCCTGATGAGCCAGGTCGAGGGCCTGGGAGAACTGCGGCGCGCCGCGGGCAAGGCCCAGGTCGAGATCGCCAGGGCGCTTGGCGTTCGCCAGCCTACCGTTTCCCGGATGGAGCGGCAGGCCGACATGTACCTCTCGACCCTGCGGAAATATGTGGAGGCCATGGGCGGCGAACTGGAAATCGTCGTCAGGCTGCCCTCACGCGAGACCGTCAGACTGGAGCGCCTGGGCGACATGACCGCTGGCCAGTCCGAGGCCTGA
- a CDS encoding acyl-CoA dehydrogenase family protein: MDLAWSDADRAFRDEVLAFLDAELTPDLRAKGRAMTSVYADHATGMAWQKKLHARGWVAPAWPREFGGAGWSVVQRYIWAREAALAGAPPVSPMGIGMCGPVLIGHGTKAQQDRFLPPMLSGEHFWCQGYSEPGSGSDLASLQMSAVEDGDDFVCNGHKLWTTHAHEANWIFCLVRTSREAIPQQGITFLLIDMTTPGVEVKPILMLSGEHIQNDVFFTNVRVPRANVVGRVGEGWTVAKYLMQFERGGSAAAPGLGVRLERLAEIARTPDADGRRLIDEPGYAARLAQAGIDIAALEAIELRVMSRLSNGEAPGAESSLMKTVSTELSQRLTELSVEAAGVYAAPWQPHGGALGGPTPGFTPPADGFLAGPPHAWIAAPKYFNDRAGSIYAGTNEIQRNIMAKAVLGL; this comes from the coding sequence ATGGACCTCGCCTGGAGTGACGCCGACCGCGCCTTCCGGGACGAGGTCCTCGCCTTCCTCGACGCCGAGCTGACGCCGGACCTGCGCGCCAAGGGGCGGGCCATGACCAGCGTCTACGCCGACCACGCCACCGGCATGGCCTGGCAGAAGAAGCTGCACGCCCGCGGCTGGGTCGCCCCGGCCTGGCCCCGCGAGTTCGGCGGCGCCGGCTGGTCGGTGGTGCAGCGCTACATCTGGGCGCGGGAGGCGGCCCTGGCCGGCGCCCCGCCCGTCTCGCCCATGGGCATCGGCATGTGCGGCCCGGTCCTGATCGGCCACGGGACGAAGGCCCAGCAGGACCGCTTCCTGCCGCCCATGCTCTCGGGCGAGCACTTCTGGTGCCAGGGCTATTCGGAGCCCGGCTCCGGCTCGGACCTCGCCTCCCTGCAGATGAGCGCGGTGGAGGACGGGGACGACTTCGTCTGCAACGGCCACAAGCTATGGACCACCCACGCCCACGAGGCGAACTGGATCTTCTGCCTGGTCCGCACGAGCCGCGAGGCCATTCCCCAGCAGGGCATCACCTTCCTGCTCATCGACATGACCACGCCCGGCGTCGAGGTGAAGCCTATCCTCATGCTCTCGGGCGAGCACATCCAGAACGACGTCTTCTTCACCAATGTGCGCGTGCCCAGGGCCAATGTGGTGGGCCGGGTGGGCGAGGGCTGGACCGTCGCCAAATACCTCATGCAGTTCGAGCGGGGCGGCTCGGCCGCCGCGCCGGGCCTGGGCGTTCGCCTGGAGCGCCTGGCCGAGATCGCCCGCACGCCGGACGCGGACGGCCGCCGCCTCATCGACGAACCCGGCTACGCCGCCCGCCTGGCCCAGGCCGGGATCGACATCGCCGCCCTGGAGGCCATCGAGCTGAGGGTCATGTCGCGCCTGTCCAACGGCGAGGCGCCGGGCGCCGAAAGCTCGCTGATGAAGACGGTCTCCACCGAGCTCAGCCAGCGCCTGACCGAGCTGTCCGTCGAGGCCGCCGGCGTCTACGCCGCCCCTTGGCAGCCCCACGGCGGCGCCCTCGGCGGCCCGACCCCGGGCTTCACGCCCCCCGCCGACGGCTTCCTGGCCGGCCCGCCCCACGCCTGGATCGCCGCGCCCAAGTACTTCAACGACCGCGCCGGCTCGATCTATGCCGGGACCAATGAGATCCAACGGAATATCATGGCGAAGGCTGTGCTGGGGCTGTGA
- a CDS encoding acetyl-CoA C-acetyltransferase, with amino-acid sequence MGEAWIIDAARTPRGIGKVGKGALADFHPQHLAATVLKGIAQRNDIKTNEVDDVIWGTSSQRGKQGNDLGRMSALAAGFDVRASGMTLDRFCGSGITTVNLAAAQIMAGMEDLIIAGGTEMMSYTASSAPQAAAFFDGPALMDAGNPALRKLHPQSHQGVCADAIATLENIPREALDELAYVSQQRAAQAIKEGRFSRSLVPVLNEDGSVALDHEEFPRPETTREGLASLKASFEAMANVPMDKEGTTLAGLIQRVYPDLKITHVHHAGNSSGVVDGAAAVLLASPDYARRNGLKPRARVVATANVGDSPTLMLNAPVPAALKVLKKAGLTPDDIDLWEINEAFAVVAEKFIRDLRLDRDKVNVNGGAMALGHPIGATGSILIGTIIDELERRDLKRGLVTMCAAGGMAPAIIVERM; translated from the coding sequence ATGGGTGAGGCCTGGATCATCGACGCGGCGCGCACGCCGCGGGGCATCGGCAAGGTGGGCAAGGGCGCCCTGGCGGACTTCCACCCGCAGCACCTGGCGGCCACCGTCCTGAAGGGCATCGCCCAGCGCAACGACATCAAGACCAATGAAGTCGACGACGTGATCTGGGGCACCTCCTCCCAGCGGGGCAAGCAGGGCAACGACCTGGGCCGCATGTCCGCCCTGGCCGCCGGCTTCGACGTCCGGGCCAGCGGCATGACCCTGGACCGCTTCTGTGGCTCGGGCATCACCACGGTGAACCTGGCCGCCGCCCAGATCATGGCCGGCATGGAGGACCTGATCATCGCCGGCGGCACGGAGATGATGTCCTACACCGCCTCCAGCGCGCCGCAGGCCGCCGCCTTCTTCGACGGCCCGGCCCTGATGGACGCCGGCAACCCGGCCCTGCGCAAGCTGCACCCGCAGTCGCACCAGGGCGTCTGCGCCGACGCCATCGCCACCCTGGAGAACATCCCGCGCGAGGCCCTGGACGAGCTGGCCTATGTCAGCCAGCAGCGCGCCGCCCAGGCGATCAAGGAAGGCCGTTTCAGCCGTTCGCTGGTGCCGGTGCTGAACGAGGACGGCTCGGTGGCCCTCGATCACGAGGAGTTCCCCCGCCCCGAGACCACCCGCGAGGGCCTGGCCTCCCTGAAGGCCTCCTTCGAGGCCATGGCCAACGTGCCCATGGACAAGGAGGGCACGACCCTGGCCGGCCTGATCCAGCGGGTCTATCCGGACCTGAAGATCACCCACGTCCACCATGCCGGAAACTCGTCGGGGGTGGTCGACGGCGCCGCCGCCGTCCTGCTGGCCTCGCCGGACTACGCCCGCCGGAACGGCCTGAAGCCCCGCGCCCGCGTCGTGGCCACCGCCAATGTCGGCGACAGCCCGACCCTGATGCTGAACGCGCCGGTCCCCGCCGCCCTCAAGGTGCTGAAGAAGGCCGGCCTGACCCCGGACGACATCGACCTGTGGGAGATCAACGAGGCCTTCGCCGTCGTCGCCGAGAAGTTCATCCGCGACCTCAGGCTCGACCGCGACAAGGTCAATGTGAACGGCGGCGCCATGGCCCTGGGCCACCCGATCGGCGCCACCGGCTCCATCCTGATCGGCACCATCATCGACGAGCTGGAGCGCCGCGACCTCAAGCGCGGCCTGGTCACCATGTGCGCCGCCGGCGGCATGGCCCCGGCCATCATCGTCGAGCGGATGTAA
- a CDS encoding DUF3297 family protein, translated as MTETPPADTPPDRLCVDPDSPWHDADVLARGVGVRFKGAEKTNVEEYCISEGWVRLAVGKTVDRRGKSMTMLLKGPVEAWFES; from the coding sequence ATGACCGAAACACCCCCCGCCGACACGCCCCCCGACCGCCTCTGCGTCGATCCCGACAGCCCCTGGCACGACGCCGACGTCCTCGCCCGCGGCGTGGGGGTGCGCTTCAAGGGGGCCGAGAAGACCAATGTCGAGGAGTACTGCATCTCCGAGGGCTGGGTCCGCCTGGCCGTCGGCAAGACGGTGGACCGGCGCGGCAAGTCGATGACCATGCTGCTCAAGGGCCCGGTCGAGGCCTGGTTCGAGAGCTGA